Proteins from one Chitinophaga oryzae genomic window:
- a CDS encoding TonB-dependent receptor yields MEKKGTGTLALTKRRLVLTMCWLLLAVSGLKAQAPGKVKLSIRFTNVALDVAMRQVKEASPVNIAYDAGKLQLSQWNVSPKEFKQADLSEILQYLLQQANVGYKEVAGGIVLFEKEKDAPVKKEKGRLTGKVIDEENGDPVIGATIRIGEAGAITDDAGNFSLPLPQGRYTVMIRSMGYGAKEVSGVAIHENETFTLNATLKRQRGNLATVVVKSSVRKETTAALYSRQKNEAGIINGISHEQMAALPDKNIGETLKRISGVSTTDNRRVVVRGIAERYNMAMMDGAALPSTDVQVRDFEFDIVPSNLVDNVVVSKTATSDMGFGFGGGMVQINTMAIADNNFTTVSVGSKYISGSTGKEFMGYQRGKNDYLGFDDGGRNHFPKEILTLTPGNYDPKNPYNHIPPAGIEKVTPEMIAAQNKRIGGLDRIGTRTYRAAPGQNYQFSLGRSYTLRDSRIGFVGSLSYRNEQAIDDVLHFERGVFNKQGNNLYDAETGAEIRESAAQQYNFTTSWGALLNAGWKSKRHQIISRNFYSRVFANQFFRVKGWGDEIGFGDDAAINEYDRPKFIDLLQNRINGEHTFGRFKFDWAVARNQVANHEQDAVDANLTPMATLNGAVYNYVPGGYIANPGPLSRSSYRYVETNGMADAALSYRFHLRKLPQVIKAGYQYLDKRGHYDWSVLPVGVAGDFKDLFKPVHQWDMSFTDPLKGAFYYPAAFNNNSYEGKNNNQAGYVMLDNRFTSWLRLVWGIRAEYYSYEKVKDEAADKISQANLDDSDKRRYVDPETGNLVHKTLDASAEDKKWLYLPSANLTVTPFPNFNIRASFAQSAIRPALIENSSFARFNYLYGRIQRNTGVVSTMISHYDLRLEWYPQPGEVISAGYFRKHFKNPVEMYLDITNTSGAVDLLTANSDYANVNGFEADLRKSLGFISKRSKFLDNLYFSGNLTIQNSEVQASAFRYETMGSGADVNKVTYSYRRKTYLKEKRPLYGQVPVLYNIGLQYAGDRLGANIAFNHSGYKTFTVGMQPHYSEMERPRDQVDAQVSYKFLKDRTLQVRLNISNLTNSPYRFFINGKNTYSLKPGADNMYMNEWSDVYEWKEGFSQKYEEGYYVDDRDGKRKVRIGDTDTFIRKIGSSFSLSISYNF; encoded by the coding sequence ATGGAAAAAAAAGGAACAGGGACATTGGCCCTGACCAAACGAAGGCTTGTGCTGACGATGTGTTGGCTGCTGCTGGCGGTATCCGGGCTAAAGGCACAGGCGCCCGGAAAAGTAAAATTATCTATCCGGTTTACAAATGTGGCATTGGATGTTGCCATGCGGCAGGTGAAAGAGGCCAGCCCGGTGAATATAGCATACGACGCAGGAAAATTACAACTATCGCAATGGAACGTTTCCCCGAAAGAGTTTAAGCAGGCGGACCTGTCTGAAATCCTGCAGTATTTATTGCAACAGGCGAATGTCGGGTATAAAGAAGTAGCCGGAGGAATTGTATTGTTTGAAAAAGAGAAAGACGCTCCCGTTAAAAAAGAGAAAGGACGCCTTACCGGCAAAGTCATAGACGAGGAAAACGGTGACCCTGTGATTGGCGCTACCATCCGCATCGGCGAAGCAGGCGCAATTACAGACGATGCCGGTAATTTTTCACTGCCCCTGCCTCAGGGCCGCTACACCGTGATGATCAGGTCCATGGGATATGGCGCCAAGGAGGTAAGTGGCGTGGCCATCCATGAAAACGAAACGTTTACCTTGAACGCTACGCTGAAGCGGCAGAGAGGCAACCTGGCGACGGTAGTGGTAAAATCCTCTGTCAGAAAGGAAACTACAGCCGCCTTATACAGCCGTCAGAAAAACGAAGCCGGTATCATCAACGGCATCAGCCATGAGCAGATGGCTGCCTTACCCGATAAAAACATCGGGGAGACATTGAAACGTATTTCCGGTGTCAGCACCACCGACAACAGGCGGGTGGTGGTACGCGGTATTGCTGAACGATATAACATGGCCATGATGGACGGCGCCGCCCTGCCCAGCACAGATGTACAGGTACGCGACTTCGAATTTGACATCGTGCCCAGTAACCTGGTGGATAACGTTGTGGTATCAAAAACGGCTACTTCTGATATGGGATTTGGTTTTGGCGGAGGAATGGTACAGATCAATACGATGGCCATCGCTGACAATAATTTCACTACTGTCAGCGTGGGGAGTAAATACATCAGCGGCAGTACCGGCAAAGAGTTTATGGGTTACCAACGGGGAAAGAATGATTACCTTGGGTTTGATGACGGTGGCCGGAATCATTTTCCCAAAGAGATCCTCACGCTCACGCCCGGAAATTACGATCCTAAAAATCCCTATAATCATATCCCGCCGGCGGGTATTGAAAAAGTAACCCCTGAAATGATCGCAGCCCAGAACAAAAGGATCGGCGGCCTGGACAGGATAGGGACCCGCACCTATCGCGCAGCTCCCGGACAGAACTACCAGTTCAGCCTCGGCCGCAGCTATACCCTGAGAGACAGCCGTATCGGATTTGTAGGCTCGCTGAGTTATCGCAACGAGCAGGCCATAGATGATGTCCTCCATTTTGAACGCGGCGTTTTCAACAAGCAGGGCAACAATCTGTACGACGCTGAAACAGGAGCGGAAATCAGGGAATCAGCGGCGCAGCAGTACAATTTCACCACCAGCTGGGGAGCGTTGCTGAACGCAGGATGGAAAAGCAAACGCCATCAGATCATCTCCCGCAACTTTTATTCAAGGGTATTTGCCAACCAGTTTTTCCGCGTAAAGGGTTGGGGCGATGAGATCGGGTTTGGGGATGATGCCGCCATCAATGAATACGACAGGCCCAAGTTCATCGATCTGCTACAGAACAGGATAAACGGAGAACACACTTTTGGCCGTTTTAAATTCGACTGGGCTGTGGCCCGTAACCAGGTGGCCAATCACGAGCAGGATGCTGTCGATGCCAACCTAACCCCTATGGCAACGCTGAACGGCGCCGTGTACAACTATGTGCCCGGCGGCTACATTGCCAACCCCGGCCCCCTGAGCCGTTCTTCCTACCGGTACGTGGAAACCAACGGGATGGCGGATGCGGCGCTGAGCTATCGGTTCCATCTCAGAAAGCTGCCGCAGGTGATCAAGGCCGGTTACCAATACCTGGATAAAAGAGGGCACTATGACTGGAGCGTTTTGCCAGTAGGGGTGGCCGGAGACTTTAAAGACCTCTTTAAGCCGGTGCACCAATGGGATATGAGCTTTACGGACCCGCTGAAAGGTGCGTTTTATTATCCAGCCGCTTTTAACAATAATAGTTACGAAGGAAAGAACAACAACCAGGCGGGGTATGTGATGCTGGACAACCGTTTTACCAGCTGGCTCCGGCTGGTATGGGGTATCAGGGCGGAATACTATAGCTATGAAAAGGTAAAAGACGAGGCGGCGGACAAGATCTCGCAGGCTAACCTGGACGATTCGGACAAGCGGCGCTACGTAGATCCGGAAACAGGCAACCTGGTGCACAAAACCCTGGATGCCAGCGCGGAAGATAAAAAATGGCTGTACCTTCCTTCGGCCAATCTGACCGTTACACCGTTCCCTAACTTCAATATCAGGGCGTCTTTCGCGCAATCGGCCATTCGCCCGGCGTTGATAGAGAACTCCAGTTTTGCCCGGTTCAACTACCTCTATGGGCGTATACAGCGCAATACAGGCGTGGTGTCTACCATGATCTCGCATTACGATCTCCGGTTGGAATGGTATCCGCAGCCCGGTGAGGTGATCTCGGCAGGTTATTTCAGAAAACATTTCAAAAATCCCGTGGAAATGTACCTCGACATTACCAATACCAGCGGCGCTGTTGACCTGCTGACCGCCAACTCTGACTATGCCAATGTAAACGGATTTGAAGCAGACCTGCGCAAAAGCCTTGGATTTATCTCCAAACGGTCAAAGTTCCTGGACAACCTCTACTTCAGCGGTAACCTGACCATACAAAACTCGGAAGTGCAGGCCAGCGCTTTCCGCTATGAAACCATGGGATCAGGCGCTGATGTCAACAAGGTAACTTACTCCTACCGCAGGAAAACGTACCTGAAAGAAAAACGGCCGTTGTACGGCCAGGTGCCTGTTCTGTACAATATCGGTCTGCAGTATGCTGGAGACAGGCTGGGTGCCAATATCGCTTTCAATCACTCCGGCTATAAAACCTTTACCGTAGGGATGCAGCCCCACTATTCAGAAATGGAACGGCCCCGCGACCAGGTAGATGCACAGGTGAGCTACAAATTCCTGAAGGACCGCACGTTACAGGTAAGATTGAATATCAGTAACCTGACCAACAGCCCCTATCGCTTTTTTATCAACGGTAAGAATACCTATAGCCTGAAACCAGGCGCCGACAATATGTACATGAACGAATGGTCGGATGTATACGAATGGAAAGAGGGGTTTTCCCAGAAGTATGAAGAAGGGTACTATGTGGATGACCGCGATGGGAAACGGAAAGTTCGCATAGGCGATACTGATACTTTTATCCGTAAGATAGGATCTTCTTTCAGTCTCTCGATATCTTATAATTTCTAA
- a CDS encoding FecR family protein, with amino-acid sequence MKLHNRLKLLRHYLAGKTNKEQDKLVDDWYHSVDDIKPIGLWQQEGKRSAIKGSIHLQILEQISQKKVVPMRGRIVAAACMASLLIGASWFFLVNHDKQPVTCFTITAPSGEIRQFLLPDSTQVWLKSGTTIQYSSQYGKQNRRLDLIEGEAFFEVKNDETRPFIVKAGKLETKVLGTAFNVQAYRNRPAIQVWVQQGRVQVSDSVQVLTELSKGKRLQWNINDGHFRVDSLHWKQALGWRDGILLLEAATFSELANELQGIYGVTLVTSDVNIRNQHYDAKFFIRKTSVSDIIATLAEVHGIRYKIQGKTITLY; translated from the coding sequence ATGAAACTACACAACCGGTTAAAACTACTTCGGCATTATTTAGCGGGGAAGACAAACAAGGAGCAGGACAAGCTTGTTGACGACTGGTATCATTCGGTGGACGATATAAAGCCGATCGGGCTTTGGCAGCAGGAAGGGAAAAGAAGCGCCATCAAGGGAAGTATTCATTTACAGATCCTGGAGCAGATAAGCCAAAAGAAGGTAGTGCCCATGCGTGGCCGGATAGTGGCTGCCGCATGTATGGCGTCGTTGTTGATCGGCGCTTCCTGGTTTTTCCTGGTGAATCACGATAAGCAACCCGTTACCTGTTTTACAATAACAGCCCCTTCCGGCGAAATCAGACAGTTCCTGTTGCCCGATAGTACCCAGGTATGGCTGAAATCCGGTACCACTATTCAATACAGTTCCCAATATGGAAAACAAAACAGGCGCCTGGACCTGATAGAAGGAGAGGCATTCTTTGAAGTGAAAAATGACGAGACCCGGCCATTCATCGTAAAAGCAGGCAAACTTGAAACAAAGGTGCTGGGCACCGCCTTCAATGTGCAGGCATATCGTAACCGCCCTGCCATACAGGTATGGGTACAACAGGGACGGGTACAGGTGAGCGACAGTGTGCAGGTACTAACGGAACTGTCTAAAGGGAAAAGACTGCAATGGAATATCAACGATGGCCATTTCCGTGTTGACAGCCTCCATTGGAAACAGGCACTGGGCTGGCGCGACGGTATTCTGCTGCTGGAAGCTGCCACCTTCTCCGAACTGGCCAATGAGCTACAGGGAATATATGGCGTAACGTTGGTGACCTCCGATGTAAACATCCGCAATCAGCATTACGATGCTAAATTCTTTATCCGAAAGACTTCCGTCAGCGACATTATCGCCACCCTTGCGGAAGTACACGGTATACGCTACAAAATACAGGGAAAAACAATCACCTTATATTAA
- a CDS encoding RNA polymerase sigma factor: MDRSTLNDAALWQQVKRGDTASFSCLFERYWDEMFSMAYRRLADEATAKDFVQNIFIHAWENRQQITVEDKLSPYLFTALKYSVIRHIYREAKQGTTDLPLSVYSLPDEAEQRKQDHYEFDALREKVRWEIASMPDKMREVFILSYEKELSVREIALRLSISEQTVKNQVHNALKRLRLRLQGQSVYLPFIL, translated from the coding sequence ATGGATAGAAGTACATTAAATGATGCCGCCTTATGGCAACAGGTAAAACGGGGAGATACAGCGTCGTTTTCATGTTTGTTTGAACGGTATTGGGATGAAATGTTTTCCATGGCCTACCGCAGGCTGGCCGACGAGGCGACGGCCAAGGATTTTGTACAGAACATCTTTATTCACGCCTGGGAGAACCGGCAACAGATAACCGTTGAAGATAAGTTAAGCCCCTATTTGTTTACTGCTTTAAAATACAGTGTTATACGCCATATTTACCGGGAAGCCAAACAGGGCACCACGGATTTACCATTGTCCGTTTACAGCCTGCCCGACGAAGCAGAACAAAGAAAACAGGATCATTACGAATTTGACGCATTGAGAGAAAAAGTCCGGTGGGAAATCGCTTCCATGCCGGATAAGATGCGGGAAGTCTTTATACTCAGCTATGAAAAAGAGCTATCCGTCAGGGAGATAGCGCTGCGACTGTCTATTTCGGAACAGACGGTCAAAAACCAGGTCCACAACGCCCTCAAACGGCTTCGTTTACGGCTGCAGGGCCAGTCGGTTTACCTGCCCTTTATCCTGTAA
- a CDS encoding DUF6929 family protein, protein MKAIITLLKTLLLSHFPSGSAINYYDGHLYIIGDDANQLLVLDSNYHEVNTVTLFHYEEKRIPKAKKPDLETAVILNTGQQKRLLALGSAATKERETGVLLPLPPRDSKPVYISYAPFIKRLQQIPEINIEGATVAGEHFILANRGNDGHPVNQLVITTPDFWERQEEVPVSVSKLIIPFPTHGFAGVSELCYVEQEDALLVLLSSEATSNAYDDGAIGDSYLGWVKHISRQLNGADIQLDGIVNLSDIDPAFKGEKMEGVCLSAIKGNEWYLHLVADNDQGASRLFYVKMVMEGLH, encoded by the coding sequence TTGAAAGCGATCATCACTTTATTGAAAACACTGTTACTGAGCCACTTCCCCTCCGGCTCCGCCATCAACTATTACGACGGCCACCTTTATATCATTGGCGACGATGCCAATCAACTGCTGGTACTGGACAGTAATTATCATGAAGTCAATACAGTAACCCTGTTTCATTATGAAGAGAAGCGCATCCCCAAAGCTAAAAAGCCCGACCTGGAAACCGCGGTGATACTGAATACGGGCCAACAAAAAAGGTTGCTGGCACTGGGCTCTGCCGCAACAAAGGAACGGGAAACAGGCGTTTTGTTACCGCTTCCTCCGCGTGACAGCAAACCGGTTTACATTTCCTATGCCCCGTTTATAAAACGTTTACAGCAGATTCCGGAGATAAATATCGAAGGCGCCACCGTAGCAGGCGAGCATTTTATACTTGCCAACCGCGGCAATGACGGTCATCCGGTCAATCAACTGGTGATCACCACGCCTGATTTCTGGGAGCGGCAGGAAGAAGTTCCTGTCAGTGTTTCAAAGCTGATCATCCCTTTTCCCACGCACGGATTCGCCGGTGTTTCCGAATTATGTTATGTGGAGCAGGAAGATGCGCTGCTCGTTCTTCTTTCCAGTGAAGCCACCAGCAATGCCTATGACGATGGGGCAATCGGCGACAGTTACCTCGGCTGGGTGAAGCATATCAGCCGGCAACTAAATGGTGCAGACATACAGTTAGATGGTATTGTTAATCTCTCAGATATAGATCCTGCCTTCAAAGGGGAAAAGATGGAAGGTGTTTGTTTATCGGCTATTAAGGGCAATGAATGGTATCTTCACCTGGTGGCCGATAATGACCAGGGAGCCAGCAGGTTGTTTTATGTGAAGATGGTGATGGAAGGGCTTCATTAA
- a CDS encoding alpha/beta fold hydrolase translates to MLTRAENNAGKQSTAWDLSGIYDFRGQQVRYGKTGKGSPLVFIHGTPFSSVVWRRIAPYIATEREVFYFDLLGYGKSDMKEGDVSLGVQNELFTELMDHWSIDRPDVVAHDFGGTTALRAHILNEREYRSLTLIDPVAIGPSGSPFVQQARPHEKVFAGLPAYIHQAILRAYIAGAVHRSLSEEEMMLYMEPWLGDTGQAAFYRQIAQMSDRFTDDIENRFKEVRCPVNILWGEEDQWIPSARGRLLAERIPGASLHIVPNASHLVQEDAPEAIVAAILHFLKREVPS, encoded by the coding sequence ATGCTTACAAGAGCAGAAAATAACGCAGGAAAACAAAGTACTGCCTGGGACCTGTCCGGTATCTATGACTTTCGCGGCCAGCAGGTTCGTTATGGGAAAACCGGGAAAGGCAGTCCCCTTGTTTTCATTCATGGAACACCTTTCTCTTCTGTGGTCTGGCGCAGAATTGCACCCTATATTGCTACAGAAAGGGAGGTGTTCTATTTCGATTTGTTAGGCTACGGTAAGTCGGACATGAAAGAAGGCGATGTATCGCTGGGCGTCCAGAACGAGCTTTTTACGGAATTGATGGACCATTGGAGTATCGACCGGCCGGACGTTGTGGCGCATGATTTCGGAGGAACGACCGCTTTGCGCGCTCATATACTCAATGAACGGGAATACCGTTCGCTTACCCTGATAGATCCGGTGGCTATCGGTCCGTCAGGTTCGCCTTTTGTGCAACAGGCAAGGCCCCACGAAAAAGTATTTGCCGGTCTCCCTGCTTATATTCATCAGGCCATACTGCGTGCCTACATTGCCGGTGCTGTACACCGGTCCCTGTCTGAGGAAGAAATGATGCTGTATATGGAACCATGGCTGGGAGACACCGGGCAGGCTGCTTTTTACCGCCAGATAGCCCAGATGAGCGACCGCTTTACGGATGATATTGAAAATCGTTTTAAGGAGGTAAGGTGCCCGGTTAACATTCTCTGGGGTGAGGAAGACCAATGGATTCCATCAGCGCGTGGACGCTTACTGGCAGAACGTATACCAGGAGCTTCGCTGCATATTGTACCCAACGCATCGCACCTGGTACAGGAAGACGCGCCGGAAGCTATTGTGGCAGCGATACTTCATTTTTTAAAAAGAGAGGTGCCATCATAG
- a CDS encoding alpha/beta fold hydrolase, which translates to MMTVENQGRYADVNGLKMYYEVHGQGRPLLLLPGAVSGVSTAFGSLTPLLAADRQVIAVEFQGYGHTADIPERPLSYEQLADDVMALLRVLHITEADFFGYSTGAGVALQIAMRQPGLVGKLILASGTFNSSGRHPALAGLESLLTAEGMKGTPYEAEYLRTAPRPEDWPRHLEKVTIFNKRAQAWSADDIRKIQAPALIIAGDADIVQPEHAVELFRLLGGGSLGELSMPVSQLAILPGTMHTALTTKTALLMAIIPGFLKGGTR; encoded by the coding sequence ATGATGACTGTAGAAAATCAGGGACGTTACGCCGATGTCAACGGATTGAAAATGTACTACGAGGTACATGGTCAGGGCAGACCGTTGCTGTTATTGCCCGGCGCCGTTTCCGGCGTAAGCACCGCCTTTGGCAGCTTAACCCCGCTGCTGGCGGCAGACAGGCAAGTAATAGCTGTTGAATTCCAGGGGTACGGACACACTGCCGATATCCCGGAACGTCCCCTTTCTTACGAACAACTTGCGGACGATGTGATGGCACTGCTACGGGTACTGCACATCACGGAGGCGGATTTTTTCGGTTACAGCACAGGCGCCGGCGTGGCATTGCAGATAGCCATGCGTCAGCCTGGGCTGGTAGGTAAACTCATCCTGGCTTCCGGCACATTCAACAGCAGCGGCCGCCATCCGGCGCTCGCCGGACTGGAATCCCTGCTCACCGCCGAAGGCATGAAAGGCACGCCCTATGAAGCGGAATATCTCCGCACCGCCCCGCGGCCGGAAGACTGGCCACGACATCTGGAGAAAGTAACCATCTTCAACAAAAGAGCACAGGCATGGTCTGCTGATGACATCCGGAAAATACAGGCGCCTGCATTGATCATTGCCGGCGATGCTGATATCGTTCAACCGGAACATGCGGTGGAATTATTCAGGCTGCTGGGCGGCGGTAGTCTGGGGGAATTATCAATGCCGGTTTCTCAACTGGCGATATTACCCGGTACCATGCATACTGCACTGACAACAAAAACAGCACTACTCATGGCCATCATTCCTGGTTTCCTTAAAGGCGGGACCCGCTAA
- a CDS encoding Crp/Fnr family transcriptional regulator, which translates to MEHYEYFRQFHDISPADYHLLTDHLQYRSFKKGTAIVVPGQVQRDLYFVKSGVQMASFEADNKTYVIDFSYSPALCAIAESFSFQTPSKYFLTCLTDSELACLPYTQLQQLLDQSQSVERLFRRMIERMLADMVNMHINLRAMTIEERYRSFCSKNPELLHLVPHKYIASYLGIDPTNFSKLFNQVKF; encoded by the coding sequence ATGGAACACTACGAATACTTCAGACAATTTCACGATATCAGTCCGGCAGACTATCACCTGCTGACAGACCACCTCCAATACCGATCCTTTAAAAAAGGAACGGCCATCGTAGTGCCGGGGCAGGTCCAGCGGGACCTTTACTTTGTTAAAAGCGGCGTCCAGATGGCCAGCTTCGAAGCCGACAACAAAACTTATGTCATCGACTTTAGTTATTCCCCTGCGTTGTGTGCTATCGCGGAATCTTTCTCTTTCCAGACGCCTTCCAAATACTTTTTAACCTGCCTGACAGACAGTGAACTGGCCTGTCTTCCCTACACGCAGCTGCAGCAGTTACTGGACCAGTCACAGTCCGTGGAACGGCTCTTCCGGCGAATGATAGAGCGTATGTTAGCGGATATGGTGAACATGCATATTAACCTGCGCGCTATGACCATCGAAGAACGGTACCGGTCATTTTGCAGTAAAAACCCGGAACTGCTGCACCTGGTGCCGCATAAGTACATCGCCTCCTACCTGGGCATAGACCCGACGAACTTCAGCAAACTATTTAACCAGGTTAAATTCTGA
- a CDS encoding class I SAM-dependent methyltransferase: MQQENAKPEFWEAAFTEKQEMWGFEPSHSALLTSDFFVEKGVKKVLIPGIGYGRNAQIFKDKGMSVTGIEISQTAIEMARKHYGDGMMIHHGSVTAMPFDDVEYDGIFCYALIHLLDGEERKKLISDCYQQLSANGYMVFTMISKAAHTYGQGTLISKDRYEMFGGVNMYFYDRESIHAEFDQAGLLEIMEVNENFPFYLVKCGKAAK, encoded by the coding sequence ATGCAGCAGGAAAACGCGAAACCAGAATTCTGGGAAGCCGCCTTCACGGAAAAGCAGGAAATGTGGGGTTTTGAGCCTTCCCATTCCGCCTTGTTAACCAGCGACTTTTTCGTTGAAAAGGGTGTAAAAAAGGTGCTTATCCCCGGTATCGGGTACGGCCGGAACGCGCAGATATTCAAAGACAAAGGCATGAGCGTAACAGGCATCGAGATATCCCAAACGGCGATTGAGATGGCGCGGAAACATTACGGCGACGGCATGATGATCCATCACGGCTCAGTAACCGCCATGCCTTTCGACGACGTTGAGTATGACGGCATCTTCTGTTACGCCCTCATTCACCTGCTGGATGGAGAAGAAAGAAAGAAACTGATCAGCGACTGCTATCAGCAGTTATCAGCAAACGGCTACATGGTTTTTACCATGATTTCGAAAGCAGCGCATACCTACGGCCAGGGCACGCTTATCAGCAAAGACCGTTATGAAATGTTCGGCGGCGTTAACATGTACTTCTATGACCGGGAATCGATCCATGCGGAGTTTGATCAGGCAGGATTGCTGGAGATCATGGAAGTGAACGAAAATTTTCCATTCTACCTTGTTAAATGCGGCAAAGCAGCAAAGTGA
- a CDS encoding alpha/beta hydrolase → MQVIFIQGAGEGAYEWDQPLVQSLQQQLQAGISFHYPPMPQEEAPNYQMWKTAVLQELEASDAPLVLIGHSLGGSVLLKLLSEEKVQQKIKALFLVSAPFWGEAEWQSPEFMLKDDFDRRLPAIDPVFIYHAEDDEVVDFAHHRRYAASLPRAVVRTFKQGGHEMVAAAKTLSEDINQLR, encoded by the coding sequence ATGCAGGTAATATTTATCCAGGGCGCCGGAGAAGGCGCTTATGAATGGGACCAGCCGCTGGTGCAATCGCTGCAACAACAGCTGCAGGCGGGTATTAGCTTTCATTATCCGCCGATGCCGCAGGAAGAGGCGCCCAACTATCAGATGTGGAAAACCGCGGTCCTGCAGGAGCTGGAAGCAAGCGATGCTCCCCTGGTACTGATCGGGCATTCTCTGGGTGGTTCTGTGCTGTTAAAGTTGTTGTCAGAAGAAAAGGTGCAGCAAAAGATAAAAGCGCTTTTCCTGGTTTCCGCTCCCTTTTGGGGAGAGGCGGAATGGCAGTCGCCGGAATTTATGCTGAAGGATGATTTTGACAGGCGTCTGCCCGCTATAGATCCCGTTTTTATCTATCATGCGGAAGATGATGAAGTGGTGGATTTTGCGCATCATCGGCGTTACGCCGCCAGCCTGCCCCGGGCAGTTGTCAGAACGTTCAAGCAGGGAGGCCATGAAATGGTGGCCGCAGCAAAGACACTGTCTGAAGATATTAACCAGCTCCGCTGA
- a CDS encoding DUF1569 domain-containing protein gives MKTIFDGPVRTELINRISALGEHSSRQWGKMDVWQMTKHCSQWFEWIMGKQQTAYKQEFLGKIFGKMALKSNTKDDRPMQKNMPAGKQVVKQKGGDVEQQKQIWIGLIKECEHYSNPAFIHDFFGKMTKEQIGVFAYKHADHHLRQFGV, from the coding sequence ATGAAAACAATATTTGATGGTCCCGTAAGGACGGAACTAATAAACAGAATCAGCGCGCTCGGCGAGCACAGCAGCCGGCAATGGGGTAAAATGGACGTCTGGCAGATGACCAAACACTGCAGCCAGTGGTTTGAATGGATCATGGGAAAGCAGCAGACGGCCTACAAACAGGAATTCCTGGGAAAGATATTCGGGAAAATGGCGCTGAAAAGCAATACCAAAGACGACCGGCCCATGCAGAAAAATATGCCCGCAGGAAAACAGGTGGTAAAACAAAAAGGCGGTGACGTGGAACAACAGAAACAGATATGGATCGGTTTGATCAAAGAATGCGAACACTATTCAAATCCTGCTTTTATCCACGATTTCTTTGGTAAAATGACAAAGGAGCAGATCGGCGTTTTTGCCTATAAACACGCAGACCATCATTTAAGACAGTTTGGCGTTTAA
- a CDS encoding VOC family protein produces the protein MITKMTITNIHVLDQDSAYDFYVNKLGFKLVDDIPMGPDTRWLTVSPPEQPDLQLVLFPVKVSKMFPQETADMLITLIKQGVFGCGVLTCKDIFATYEELKAKGVEFMKPPTKEFYGTEALFKDDSGNYFSLQTIDNFSHENNI, from the coding sequence ATGATTACGAAAATGACCATCACCAACATTCATGTACTGGACCAGGACAGTGCCTATGACTTTTATGTAAACAAACTCGGATTTAAGCTGGTAGACGATATCCCGATGGGACCGGACACCCGTTGGCTGACCGTGTCCCCGCCTGAACAGCCCGACCTGCAACTGGTGCTCTTCCCGGTAAAAGTAAGTAAGATGTTTCCCCAGGAAACAGCAGATATGCTGATCACCCTGATCAAGCAGGGCGTATTCGGCTGTGGCGTGCTTACCTGCAAAGACATTTTTGCCACGTACGAAGAACTGAAAGCGAAAGGCGTAGAATTTATGAAGCCGCCCACCAAAGAGTTTTACGGTACCGAAGCCCTGTTTAAAGACGATTCCGGCAACTATTTTTCATTGCAAACCATTGATAACTTTAGCCATGAAAACAATATTTGA
- a CDS encoding helix-turn-helix domain-containing protein, with protein MSNTGKKIEDKTIVVPEYPRVYLYIRIVQAKLFIDNHYADEIDLENIADEAYFSRFHFIRLFRSAYGKTPHQYLKSVRIEKARQLLKEDKTVAEACFSVGFQSLTTFSGLFKKIVGESPSSYAARHKEMKKQISEKPLAFVPSCYAYQHGWLEK; from the coding sequence ATGAGCAATACCGGTAAAAAAATAGAAGACAAAACAATAGTCGTCCCGGAGTACCCGCGGGTGTACCTGTATATCCGTATTGTTCAGGCTAAACTGTTTATCGACAATCATTACGCGGATGAAATAGACCTGGAGAACATCGCCGATGAAGCCTATTTCTCGCGGTTCCACTTCATCCGGCTTTTTAGGTCGGCCTATGGTAAAACACCCCATCAATACCTGAAATCCGTCAGGATCGAAAAAGCCCGGCAGCTGTTGAAAGAAGATAAAACGGTGGCAGAAGCCTGCTTCTCCGTAGGCTTTCAAAGCCTCACCACCTTCAGCGGCCTTTTTAAGAAAATCGTAGGGGAATCTCCTTCTTCCTATGCTGCACGCCATAAAGAGATGAAAAAACAAATCAGCGAGAAACCTTTGGCGTTTGTCCCTTCCTGTTATGCCTACCAGCATGGCTGGCTGGAAAAATAG